In the genome of Candidatus Palauibacter polyketidifaciens, one region contains:
- a CDS encoding NAD(P) transhydrogenase subunit alpha produces the protein MEGTLLIGLYVFVLAMFVGFELITKVPPTLHTPLMSGSNAISGISIVGALLVIGRAGDAHLMRWIGLAALILATINVVGGFLVTDRMLQMFKSKDAS, from the coding sequence ATGGAAGGAACGCTCCTGATCGGACTGTATGTGTTCGTGCTCGCGATGTTCGTGGGCTTCGAACTCATCACGAAAGTGCCGCCCACGCTGCACACGCCGCTCATGTCGGGATCGAACGCGATCTCGGGGATCTCGATCGTGGGCGCGCTGCTTGTGATCGGACGCGCCGGAGACGCGCACCTCATGCGTTGGATCGGGCTGGCGGCGCTGATCCTCGCCACGATCAACGTCGTCGGCGGCTTTCTCGTCACCGACCGCATGCTCCAGATGTTCAAGAGCAAGGACGCGAGCTGA
- a CDS encoding NAD(P)(+) transhydrogenase (Re/Si-specific) subunit beta: MSGFSTVIPLAYLASAVLFILGIKRLSHPDTAAGGNRLAALGMLLAVIATLLESGLDYTWIIVGVAVGGLIGAVMARTVKMTAMPEMVAVFNGFGGAASGLVAVGEYLRVAGGAEMLAVDSGVSIMAGTLIGAVTFSGSMIAFGKLQGFVTGNAISNPLVKFSAGILLGFAVVLAVYLVGFESNLVFYWGLIAAALILGVLFVIPIGGADMPVVVALLNSYSGLAAASAGFVLENNALIISGALVGASGLILTGIMCRAMNRSLANVLFSAFGTTAASAGRAADGDRVATPIEAEDSAMVLGYASQVIFVPGYGLAVAQAQHRVRELADLLTERGVSVRYCVHPVAGRMPGHMNVLLAEANVPYEQLCEPEDVNPDMENIDVAVVVGANDVVNPLARDEPSSPIGGMPIIETDRAKTCIVIKRSLSVGYAGIDNPLFYLRNNRMFFGDASDALARITEEVKQL, translated from the coding sequence ATGTCAGGATTCTCGACGGTCATCCCGCTCGCCTACCTGGCGTCCGCCGTCCTTTTCATCCTCGGGATCAAGCGGCTCAGCCATCCGGATACGGCGGCGGGCGGCAACCGGCTCGCCGCGCTCGGCATGCTGCTCGCGGTGATCGCGACGCTGCTCGAGAGCGGTCTGGACTACACGTGGATCATCGTCGGCGTCGCCGTCGGCGGCCTGATCGGCGCGGTCATGGCCCGGACGGTGAAGATGACCGCCATGCCGGAGATGGTCGCGGTCTTCAACGGCTTCGGCGGGGCCGCGTCCGGTCTCGTCGCGGTCGGGGAGTACCTGCGCGTCGCGGGGGGCGCGGAGATGCTCGCCGTCGACTCCGGGGTGTCGATCATGGCCGGGACGCTGATCGGCGCCGTCACCTTCTCCGGCAGCATGATCGCGTTCGGGAAGCTGCAGGGGTTCGTGACCGGCAACGCGATCTCGAACCCGCTCGTGAAGTTCTCCGCCGGCATCCTCCTGGGCTTCGCCGTGGTCCTGGCGGTCTACCTCGTCGGCTTCGAGTCGAACCTCGTCTTCTACTGGGGTCTCATCGCGGCCGCCCTCATCCTCGGCGTCCTGTTCGTGATCCCGATCGGGGGCGCGGACATGCCGGTCGTGGTGGCGCTGCTCAACTCCTACTCCGGGCTCGCGGCGGCGTCGGCCGGGTTCGTGCTCGAGAACAACGCACTCATCATCTCCGGCGCGCTGGTGGGCGCCTCCGGACTCATCCTCACCGGCATCATGTGCCGCGCGATGAACCGCTCGCTGGCGAACGTCCTGTTCAGCGCCTTCGGGACGACGGCGGCGTCGGCGGGGCGAGCGGCGGACGGCGACCGGGTGGCGACGCCGATCGAAGCCGAGGACTCCGCCATGGTTCTCGGCTACGCGTCGCAGGTCATCTTCGTCCCCGGCTACGGCCTCGCGGTGGCGCAGGCACAGCACCGGGTGCGCGAACTGGCGGACCTGCTGACGGAGCGCGGCGTCTCCGTGCGCTATTGCGTCCACCCGGTGGCGGGGCGGATGCCCGGCCACATGAACGTCCTGCTCGCCGAGGCGAACGTGCCGTACGAGCAGCTCTGCGAGCCCGAGGACGTGAACCCCGACATGGAGAACATCGACGTCGCCGTGGTCGTGGGAGCGAACGACGTCGTGAACCCGCTCGCGCGCGACGAACCGTCGAGCCCGATCGGGGGCATGCCGATCATCGAGACGGACCGCGCGAAGACGTGCATAGTTATCAAGCGCTCGCTCTCGGTGGGCTACGCGG
- a CDS encoding thioredoxin domain-containing protein — MNARFRFGPFLSVAGLYSGIVLSAGCAAEAEAGDMQERSIVPPNAQVARERADRSRIKGEEGAPVRVVEISDFQCPYCRQFHVQTLAKIDSAYIQAGLVSYLWIAYANPGHPEAFVSTEAAYCAGAVGKFWPMHDLLFERQDEWSGAADPYALFVEYAGELDIDVESFGSCVRNSTLAPLVLRDYTSVTQAGISSTPYFILGDSVALRGAADFGTFSSAIDTLLILKGGDSPPQ, encoded by the coding sequence TTGAACGCCAGATTCCGTTTCGGACCCTTCCTGTCCGTTGCCGGCCTCTATTCCGGCATCGTCCTCTCCGCAGGCTGTGCCGCGGAGGCCGAAGCCGGGGACATGCAGGAGCGCTCCATCGTGCCGCCCAATGCCCAGGTGGCCCGCGAGCGCGCCGACCGCAGCCGCATCAAGGGAGAAGAGGGAGCGCCCGTCAGGGTGGTGGAGATCTCCGACTTCCAGTGCCCCTACTGCCGGCAGTTCCACGTGCAGACGCTCGCGAAGATCGACAGCGCCTACATCCAGGCGGGCTTGGTCAGCTACCTGTGGATCGCCTATGCGAATCCCGGCCATCCCGAGGCCTTCGTGTCCACCGAGGCGGCGTACTGCGCGGGGGCCGTGGGCAAGTTCTGGCCCATGCACGACCTCCTGTTCGAGCGCCAGGACGAGTGGAGCGGCGCGGCCGATCCCTATGCCCTGTTCGTCGAGTACGCGGGAGAACTCGACATCGACGTCGAGTCATTCGGCTCCTGCGTCCGCAACAGCACGCTCGCCCCACTCGTGCTCCGCGACTACACGAGCGTCACACAGGCCGGGATCTCGAGCACGCCCTATTTCATCCTCGGCGACAGCGTGGCCCTCCGGGGCGCCGCCGACTTCGGCACCTTCTCGTCGGCGATCGACACGCTCCTCATCCTGAAAGGCGGCGACAGCCCGCCGCAGTAG
- a CDS encoding FG-GAP-like repeat-containing protein, whose protein sequence is MNARDAVARPRPQARARAGGRPRARHTAAALLAIAVTAGCGERAGDAAESPGSANPTAGTREMAARLLALADSADPLLDEQLNTARLRYLTNLPPSADGAEMLVRAANAARELLNAGHTQPALEQFIFVDQTLEGIPAEPFPGFRRSIEELIGIAFLRLGAELACPASGPAAGTVEPALERSPCWPAVPPTAAARSTAPAPASDSARAALNAAVGWHRSLLQLRPDDLRARWVLNLAAMAAGAWPDSVPPEYRIEGTAVGGAGVFPRFEDVAARAGLDAVSLSGGAIADDLGGDGLPDVMTSSRGLLHQLRYFESDGVGGFVDRTAEAGLEGLLGGLNLAHADYDNDGDADVFVLRGGWLVQPLPNSLLRNDGGVFSDVTREAGLYSEHPTQTGAWADYDGDGWLDLFIGNESRDSLTHRSELYRNRGDGTFEEVAAEVGIEVSDFVKGVTWGDYDNDGRPDLYLSVLHASNRLYRNLGPDPSGGWAFEDVTVAAGVGEPLASFPTWFWDFDNDGWLDIYVAGYAAQTADLVREMTGEPHSAELPRLYRNRGDGTFADVTAAQGLDRIMYAMGSNYGDLDGDGRLDFLVGTGDPDLRQLMPNRMFRNLGDRFEEITGAGGFGSLHKGHGVSFVDIDNDGDTDVHIQLGGANEGDLSPNALYENPGFDHRWIALTLVGEQANRPGIGARIAVTVEGPDGTRQIHRRAGTGGSFGSNPLRQEIGLGRATRIESVEIRWPGSGTVDRLTGLALDRAYRVREGTGVAEPLERPRVRLGGG, encoded by the coding sequence GTGAACGCCCGCGACGCAGTCGCCCGCCCGCGTCCGCAGGCTCGGGCGCGGGCGGGGGGCCGACCGCGGGCCCGGCACACGGCGGCGGCGCTGCTCGCCATCGCGGTGACAGCAGGCTGCGGAGAACGCGCCGGCGATGCCGCCGAGTCCCCCGGTTCCGCCAATCCCACAGCCGGGACGCGCGAGATGGCGGCCCGCCTGCTCGCGCTGGCCGATTCGGCGGATCCGCTGCTCGACGAGCAACTTAACACCGCGCGCCTCCGCTACCTCACGAACCTGCCGCCGTCGGCGGATGGCGCGGAGATGCTCGTCCGCGCCGCGAACGCCGCGCGGGAACTCCTGAACGCGGGACACACGCAGCCCGCGCTCGAACAGTTCATCTTCGTCGACCAGACGCTGGAAGGGATTCCCGCCGAGCCCTTCCCCGGCTTCCGCCGCTCCATCGAGGAACTCATCGGGATCGCCTTCCTCCGCCTCGGCGCGGAACTCGCATGCCCCGCCTCGGGACCCGCCGCGGGCACCGTCGAGCCGGCCCTCGAGCGCTCCCCGTGCTGGCCCGCCGTCCCCCCGACCGCCGCCGCTCGCTCGACCGCCCCCGCTCCCGCCTCCGATTCGGCGCGCGCGGCCCTCAACGCGGCGGTCGGCTGGCACCGGTCGCTCCTGCAGCTCCGCCCCGACGACCTGCGCGCGCGCTGGGTGCTGAACCTCGCCGCCATGGCCGCCGGGGCGTGGCCCGACAGCGTCCCGCCCGAGTACAGGATCGAGGGGACCGCCGTGGGCGGGGCCGGAGTGTTCCCCCGCTTCGAGGACGTGGCCGCGCGGGCGGGTCTGGACGCCGTCTCCCTCTCCGGCGGCGCGATCGCCGACGACCTCGGCGGCGACGGCCTGCCGGACGTGATGACCTCCTCCCGCGGCCTCCTGCACCAGCTCCGCTACTTCGAGAGCGACGGCGTGGGCGGCTTCGTCGACCGTACGGCCGAGGCCGGCCTCGAGGGCCTCCTCGGCGGGCTCAACCTCGCCCACGCCGACTACGACAACGACGGCGACGCGGACGTCTTCGTCCTCCGGGGCGGCTGGCTCGTCCAGCCCCTCCCCAACTCCCTCCTGCGCAACGACGGCGGCGTCTTCTCCGACGTGACGCGGGAGGCCGGACTCTATTCCGAGCACCCGACCCAGACCGGCGCGTGGGCCGACTACGACGGCGACGGATGGCTCGACCTCTTCATCGGCAACGAGTCGAGGGACAGCCTGACGCACCGCAGCGAACTCTACCGGAACCGCGGCGACGGCACCTTCGAGGAGGTGGCCGCGGAGGTCGGAATCGAGGTCTCGGACTTCGTGAAGGGCGTGACCTGGGGGGACTACGACAACGACGGCCGCCCGGACCTCTATCTCTCGGTTCTCCACGCCTCCAACCGCCTCTACCGGAACCTGGGCCCGGACCCCTCCGGAGGCTGGGCCTTCGAGGACGTGACCGTGGCGGCCGGCGTCGGCGAACCGCTGGCGAGCTTCCCGACCTGGTTCTGGGATTTCGACAACGACGGGTGGCTCGACATCTACGTCGCGGGCTACGCCGCGCAGACCGCCGATCTCGTGCGCGAGATGACCGGCGAACCGCACTCCGCCGAACTCCCCCGCCTCTACCGCAACCGGGGGGACGGCACCTTCGCCGACGTCACGGCCGCGCAGGGTCTCGACCGGATCATGTACGCGATGGGATCGAACTACGGCGATCTCGACGGCGACGGCCGGCTCGACTTCCTCGTCGGCACGGGCGATCCTGACCTCCGGCAGCTGATGCCGAACCGGATGTTCCGCAACCTCGGCGACCGCTTCGAGGAGATTACCGGCGCGGGCGGGTTCGGGAGCCTGCACAAGGGGCACGGCGTCTCGTTCGTGGACATCGACAACGACGGCGACACCGACGTCCACATCCAGCTCGGGGGCGCGAACGAGGGGGACCTCTCGCCGAACGCCCTGTACGAGAACCCGGGGTTCGACCACCGCTGGATCGCGCTCACGCTGGTCGGCGAGCAGGCGAACCGGCCGGGCATCGGCGCCCGCATCGCGGTGACCGTCGAGGGGCCGGACGGGACGAGACAGATCCACCGGCGTGCCGGCACGGGCGGGAGCTTCGGCTCGAACCCGCTCCGCCAGGAGATCGGGCTGGGCAGGGCGACCCGGATCGAGTCCGTCGAGATCCGCTGGCCGGGTTCGGGCACCGTCGACCGGCTCACCGGCCTCGCCCTCGACCGCGCCTACCGGGTCCGAGAGGGGACCGGGGTCGCCGAACCGCTGGAGAGACCGCGGGTCCGCCTCGGCGGCGGCTGA
- a CDS encoding Re/Si-specific NAD(P)(+) transhydrogenase subunit alpha codes for MSVRICVPRETAAGESRVALTPDGAKRLLSDDVSIAVEAGAGRAAGFPDAAYEDVGVEIVPDAGRLLGEADVVFKVAPPSEAEADGLREGTVLACLLRPHENAALIERLAAGGVTALSLELVPRITRAQSMDALSSQSNLAGYKAVLLGANSLGRIFPLLMTAAGTLSPARVLVLGAGVAGLQAIATARRLGADTWGYDIRAAVREEVESLGAKFVDLDEGAADDAETEGGYAKELEEAEQARQRELLAQHVARADVVITTALVPGRRAPVLITDDVVDRMKEGSVIVDLAGEAGGNCSLSAPGETVVERGVTIHAPLNVPGSLPYHASQLLGRNLSALVKPMFGEDGVAVDLEDDVIGPCCVTHAGEVRFGA; via the coding sequence TTGAGCGTTCGAATCTGTGTCCCGCGGGAGACCGCCGCCGGGGAGTCGCGGGTCGCCCTCACGCCGGACGGGGCGAAGCGTCTGCTCTCGGATGACGTTTCGATCGCCGTCGAAGCGGGAGCGGGACGGGCGGCCGGCTTCCCGGATGCGGCCTACGAGGACGTGGGCGTGGAGATCGTCCCCGATGCGGGCCGGCTTCTGGGCGAGGCCGACGTCGTATTCAAGGTCGCCCCGCCGTCGGAGGCCGAAGCGGACGGACTCCGGGAGGGGACGGTCCTCGCGTGCCTCCTGCGCCCGCACGAGAACGCGGCGCTGATCGAGCGCCTCGCCGCGGGCGGAGTCACGGCGCTGTCGCTGGAACTGGTGCCGAGGATCACGCGCGCGCAGTCGATGGACGCCCTCTCGTCCCAGAGCAATCTGGCGGGGTACAAGGCCGTCCTCCTCGGAGCGAACTCGCTCGGGCGCATCTTTCCCCTCCTCATGACGGCGGCGGGGACGCTCTCCCCGGCGCGGGTGCTCGTGCTGGGGGCGGGGGTCGCGGGGCTGCAGGCGATCGCGACGGCCCGCCGGCTCGGCGCGGACACGTGGGGTTACGACATCCGCGCCGCCGTGCGCGAAGAGGTCGAGAGCCTCGGTGCAAAGTTCGTGGACCTCGACGAGGGCGCGGCGGACGACGCCGAGACGGAGGGGGGCTACGCAAAGGAACTCGAGGAGGCGGAGCAGGCGCGGCAGCGGGAACTGCTCGCGCAGCACGTCGCGCGGGCGGACGTCGTCATCACGACGGCGCTGGTGCCGGGACGCCGCGCGCCCGTGCTGATCACCGACGACGTGGTGGACCGGATGAAGGAGGGCTCGGTGATCGTCGATCTCGCGGGCGAGGCCGGCGGCAACTGCTCGCTGTCGGCGCCCGGGGAGACGGTCGTTGAGCGCGGCGTGACGATCCACGCCCCGCTCAACGTGCCGGGCTCGCTTCCCTACCACGCGAGCCAGTTGCTCGGCCGCAACCTCTCCGCGCTCGTGAAGCCGATGTTCGGGGAGGACGGGGTCGCGGTGGACCTGGAGGACGATGTGATCGGACCCTGCTGCGTGACGCACGCGGGAGAGGTCCGGTTCGGCGCCTGA
- a CDS encoding VCBS repeat-containing protein codes for MRLLSFEGEPEGGFTPLSARRTGIEAVPTVSREARLANRTLIHGVGIALGDVDGDGWVDLYLCMLDRPNVLYRNLGGWRFEDVTERSRAGLGDRLSRGAVLADAEGDGDLDLFVAVHGGTNALLLNDGSGVFEEVEAGFEGEWGSSTLALADIDGDEDLDAYFANYKTVQGDDLFSPEERRPREIAERVGDEFVLRPPFDEHYRLELQGESVLRFELADPDELYLNDGSGGFAPVDLAGGIFREAGGEPVSAVPRDWGLVARFFDADDDGDADLFVANDLGSRDGFWLNEGGTFTAASGLAFRTESTSSMGVDFSDIDGDGDTDFVTTEMLSPDPVRRREQVALAVPGWTPPGGHATRISVDRNTLQLNRGDGTWAETARAAGLDASEWTWGAMFLDVDLDGYEDLLVTNGHAWDPLDGDTQEALRTRRIQVDWREELGVFPPLRLRNLAFRNLGDGAFADMTRSWGYGAEPDVSHGIAAADFDRDGDRDVVITRLDEPPLVLRNDAGRARIAVRVIGEGGNTQAIGARVVLAGASPEQTRQVTAGGMYLSGSDPGLTFAMGDAEAAEARIVWPSGRSRNVRVVANRAYEVWPPPDGTAAEGGDAGAGSGGLLFAAAETVGRHGESAFDELARQPLVPLELSRSGPGVAWVDADADGDPDLLVGAGAGGRAQLAVNEAGRLADPVPIGAPAAGDHTSIIGLPAAGRPVIVAGVSSWEARSPADLDAIPPLARLDPGPAPALPPSRHATGPLAAADVDGDGDLDLFAGARATPGAYPLPADSRLLLADGGDWVVDAEAAEALRQIGLVSGAVFSDVDGDGDPDLLLALEWGPLRLLENDGGRFTDATDAWGLGAHTGRWNGIATGDFNADGRPDLAVTAWGTNTGRFASAERPVGVVASDFDGNGLVDLIEFETGADGVRRPARDFLTLGTTLPFLRRAAPTFEAFARSSVDDLLGTGRTGLYRTSAATLLHTVFLNAGGRFEPRPLPAAAQRAPAFGVAVADFDRDGREDLFLAQNHFAMPEGLGRHDAGRGAVLLGDGAGGFSALDAARSGVAVYGDARAAAVADLDADGRWDLAVGQNGAETVIFRGRGGVPGLRVRLSAGAWLRPRYADGSEGPAREIQFGSGYWSFNGPVQVLGRAADIRALTVRWSDGAEETFPVETGAREVTLRRGEGS; via the coding sequence GTGCGCCTCCTCTCCTTCGAGGGCGAGCCCGAGGGCGGTTTCACCCCGCTGTCGGCGCGGAGGACGGGCATCGAGGCGGTCCCCACCGTCTCCCGCGAGGCCCGGCTCGCGAACCGAACGCTCATCCACGGCGTCGGCATAGCGCTCGGGGACGTGGACGGGGACGGCTGGGTCGACCTCTACCTCTGCATGCTCGACCGGCCGAACGTCCTCTACCGCAACCTCGGAGGCTGGCGCTTCGAGGACGTGACGGAGCGCTCCAGGGCCGGCCTCGGGGACCGGCTGTCGCGGGGCGCCGTGCTCGCGGATGCGGAGGGCGACGGCGACCTGGACCTCTTCGTGGCCGTACACGGGGGGACGAACGCCCTCCTCCTGAACGACGGGAGCGGCGTGTTCGAGGAGGTCGAGGCGGGGTTCGAGGGGGAATGGGGGAGCAGCACGCTCGCGCTCGCCGACATCGACGGGGACGAGGACCTCGACGCGTACTTCGCGAACTACAAGACCGTCCAGGGGGACGACCTTTTCAGCCCCGAGGAGCGAAGGCCGCGCGAGATCGCCGAGCGCGTCGGCGACGAGTTCGTGCTCCGCCCCCCCTTCGACGAGCACTACCGGCTCGAACTCCAGGGCGAGAGCGTGCTGCGCTTCGAACTCGCGGACCCCGACGAGCTCTACCTGAACGATGGATCCGGGGGCTTCGCGCCGGTCGACCTCGCGGGCGGGATCTTCCGGGAGGCGGGTGGCGAGCCGGTCTCCGCCGTCCCCCGGGACTGGGGGCTCGTCGCAAGGTTCTTCGACGCGGATGACGACGGGGACGCGGACCTCTTCGTAGCCAACGATCTGGGCAGCCGGGACGGGTTCTGGCTCAACGAGGGGGGCACGTTCACCGCCGCGTCGGGACTTGCCTTCCGCACCGAGAGCACCTCCTCGATGGGGGTCGACTTCTCGGATATCGATGGAGACGGCGACACGGACTTCGTGACGACGGAGATGCTCTCGCCCGATCCCGTGAGGCGGCGGGAGCAGGTCGCCCTCGCCGTGCCCGGGTGGACGCCCCCCGGCGGGCACGCGACGCGGATCTCCGTCGACCGGAACACCCTCCAGCTCAACCGGGGCGACGGTACGTGGGCCGAGACGGCGCGGGCCGCGGGGCTCGACGCGTCGGAGTGGACCTGGGGCGCGATGTTCCTCGACGTCGATCTCGATGGCTACGAGGACCTGCTCGTCACGAACGGGCACGCGTGGGACCCGCTGGACGGAGACACGCAGGAGGCGCTGCGGACCCGCCGCATCCAGGTGGACTGGCGCGAGGAACTCGGGGTGTTTCCGCCGCTCCGGCTGCGGAACCTCGCCTTCCGCAACCTCGGTGACGGCGCCTTCGCCGACATGACCCGGAGCTGGGGGTACGGGGCGGAGCCGGACGTGAGTCACGGGATCGCGGCGGCGGACTTCGACCGCGACGGCGATCGGGACGTCGTGATCACGCGGCTGGACGAACCGCCCCTCGTCCTGCGCAACGACGCCGGGCGGGCGCGGATCGCCGTGCGCGTAATCGGGGAGGGCGGCAACACGCAGGCGATCGGGGCGCGCGTCGTGCTCGCCGGCGCGTCGCCGGAGCAGACGCGGCAGGTGACCGCGGGCGGCATGTATCTCTCCGGCTCGGATCCCGGGCTCACCTTCGCCATGGGCGACGCCGAGGCCGCCGAAGCGAGGATCGTCTGGCCCTCGGGGCGGAGCCGGAACGTCCGCGTGGTCGCGAACCGCGCCTACGAGGTGTGGCCGCCGCCCGACGGCACGGCGGCGGAGGGCGGCGATGCGGGGGCGGGGAGCGGCGGGCTGCTCTTCGCGGCGGCGGAGACGGTCGGTCGGCACGGCGAGTCCGCCTTCGATGAACTCGCCCGGCAGCCGCTCGTGCCGCTTGAGCTGTCCCGGAGCGGCCCGGGCGTGGCGTGGGTGGATGCGGACGCGGACGGCGATCCGGACCTGCTCGTTGGGGCGGGGGCGGGAGGCCGCGCCCAGCTCGCCGTCAACGAAGCCGGGCGGCTGGCGGACCCCGTGCCCATCGGCGCCCCCGCCGCCGGCGACCACACGTCCATCATCGGGCTTCCCGCGGCCGGCCGCCCGGTCATCGTCGCGGGCGTCAGCTCCTGGGAAGCCCGCTCGCCCGCCGACCTCGACGCGATTCCGCCCCTCGCCCGCCTCGATCCGGGCCCCGCGCCGGCTCTCCCGCCGAGCCGCCACGCGACGGGGCCCCTGGCGGCCGCCGATGTCGACGGAGACGGCGACCTCGACCTCTTCGCCGGCGCCCGCGCGACCCCCGGCGCCTACCCCCTGCCCGCCGACTCGCGGCTGCTCCTCGCCGATGGCGGCGACTGGGTCGTCGACGCGGAGGCCGCCGAGGCACTGCGGCAGATCGGCCTCGTCTCGGGGGCCGTGTTCTCCGACGTGGATGGCGATGGCGATCCCGACCTCCTCCTTGCGCTGGAATGGGGCCCCCTGCGGCTCCTGGAGAACGACGGGGGGCGCTTCACCGACGCGACGGACGCCTGGGGCCTCGGCGCGCACACCGGCCGCTGGAACGGGATCGCGACGGGTGATTTCAATGCGGATGGCCGCCCGGACCTCGCGGTGACGGCGTGGGGAACGAACACCGGGCGCTTCGCGAGCGCAGAGCGGCCGGTCGGCGTCGTCGCCTCGGACTTCGACGGGAACGGGCTCGTCGACCTCATCGAGTTCGAGACCGGGGCGGACGGCGTCCGGCGGCCCGCGCGCGACTTTCTCACGCTCGGCACGACGCTCCCCTTCCTGCGGCGCGCGGCCCCGACGTTCGAGGCTTTCGCCCGAAGTTCCGTTGACGACCTCCTCGGAACGGGACGCACGGGGCTCTACCGGACGAGCGCCGCGACGCTGCTCCACACCGTCTTCCTCAACGCCGGCGGGCGGTTCGAGCCGCGTCCTCTGCCGGCGGCCGCCCAACGCGCCCCCGCCTTCGGCGTCGCGGTGGCGGACTTCGACCGGGACGGCCGCGAGGACCTCTTCCTGGCGCAGAACCATTTCGCGATGCCGGAGGGCCTCGGGCGCCACGACGCGGGACGCGGAGCCGTGCTGCTCGGCGACGGCGCGGGCGGGTTCAGCGCCCTCGACGCGGCGCGGAGCGGGGTCGCGGTGTACGGGGACGCCCGCGCGGCCGCCGTGGCCGACCTCGATGCGGACGGGCGCTGGGACCTGGCCGTCGGGCAGAACGGAGCCGAGACCGTCATCTTCCGGGGACGGGGTGGGGTGCCCGGCCTGCGGGTCCGGCTGTCCGCCGGCGCATGGCTGCGCCCGAGGTACGCCGATGGGAGCGAGGGTCCCGCCCGGGAGATCCAGTTCGGGAGCGGGTATTGGTCCTTCAACGGGCCCGTGCAGGTGCTGGGGCGCGCGGCGGACATCCGCGCCCTGACGGTCCGCTGGTCCGACGGCGCCGAGGAGACGTTCCCGGTGGAGACCGGGGCGAGGGAGGTTACGCTGAGACGAGGCGAAGGCTCGTGA
- a CDS encoding aminotransferase class I/II-fold pyridoxal phosphate-dependent enzyme produces MPDPIDRPHRDWSGDTLREALGRAAEWTVDYRKRVEGRPVLPDVQPGDVRRALAKSPPRTPEPFERVLADFDEHIVSGLTHWNHPGFLAYFSSSTRAPSIVAELLVAAVGVNAMLWRTSPAATEVERTAVDWLRQAVGLPDTFSGLIFDTASTSTFTALLAARERAGDGVRDEGLPGGPALAVYTSRQSHSSVEKSAIAAGLGRRSVRRIETDGDFRMRPDALEAAIADDLASGIRPAMVCATIGTTSTASVDPVPALAAIAERHGVWLHVDAAYAGPAAMIPEQRPLFRGWDVADSIVLNPHKWLGTSLDCSVLLYRDVAPFRASLALTPTYLESEDDETDLMDIGLALGRRFRGLKLWVLFRCAGTDGLAETMRRHIAMAEAAAARLVEGGAFELAAPVSFSTICFRAPLEGDQAGEARLNREIMSRVNAGGRSFLSHTELDGRYTVRLSVGSVHTEERHLDDALDALHRAAADLSPGEPG; encoded by the coding sequence ATGCCGGACCCCATCGATCGACCGCACCGGGACTGGAGCGGGGACACCCTGCGCGAGGCGCTCGGGCGCGCGGCGGAGTGGACCGTCGACTACCGGAAGCGCGTCGAGGGGCGGCCCGTCCTCCCCGACGTCCAGCCGGGCGACGTCCGCCGCGCCCTCGCGAAGTCGCCGCCGCGCACCCCGGAACCCTTCGAGCGCGTGCTCGCCGACTTCGACGAGCACATCGTCTCCGGTCTCACGCACTGGAATCATCCGGGTTTCCTCGCCTATTTCTCGAGTTCCACGCGGGCGCCGAGCATCGTGGCGGAACTCCTCGTCGCCGCCGTCGGCGTGAACGCAATGTTGTGGCGGACCTCTCCCGCCGCGACCGAGGTCGAGCGGACCGCCGTCGACTGGCTGCGGCAAGCCGTCGGACTCCCCGACACCTTCTCCGGCCTCATCTTCGACACCGCGTCGACCTCCACCTTCACCGCGCTGCTCGCGGCCCGGGAGCGCGCGGGCGACGGCGTGCGGGACGAGGGGCTCCCGGGAGGCCCCGCACTCGCCGTCTACACCTCCAGGCAGTCCCACTCCTCGGTGGAGAAATCCGCCATCGCCGCCGGACTCGGCCGCCGCTCCGTCCGCCGCATCGAGACGGACGGCGACTTCCGCATGCGCCCGGACGCGCTCGAGGCGGCCATCGCCGACGACCTCGCAAGCGGAATCCGGCCGGCCATGGTGTGCGCGACCATCGGCACGACCTCCACGGCGAGCGTCGACCCCGTTCCCGCCCTCGCCGCGATCGCCGAACGGCACGGGGTCTGGCTGCACGTGGACGCCGCCTATGCGGGACCCGCGGCGATGATCCCGGAGCAGCGGCCCCTCTTCCGCGGGTGGGACGTGGCGGACTCCATCGTCCTCAATCCCCACAAGTGGCTCGGGACCTCGCTCGACTGCTCCGTGCTCCTGTACCGCGACGTCGCCCCCTTCCGCGCCTCGCTCGCGCTCACGCCGACCTACCTCGAATCGGAGGACGACGAAACGGACCTCATGGACATCGGCCTCGCGCTCGGCCGCCGCTTCCGCGGGCTCAAGCTGTGGGTGCTCTTCCGGTGCGCGGGGACGGACGGCCTGGCGGAGACGATGCGCCGGCACATCGCGATGGCCGAAGCCGCCGCGGCCCGGCTCGTCGAGGGCGGCGCCTTCGAACTCGCCGCGCCCGTCTCCTTCAGCACCATCTGCTTCCGCGCCCCGCTGGAGGGCGACCAAGCGGGCGAGGCGCGGCTGAACCGCGAGATCATGTCCCGGGTCAACGCGGGGGGACGCTCGTTTCTCTCGCACACGGAACTGGACGGACGTTATACTGTACGGTTATCCGTCGGGAGCGTTCACACGGAGGAGCGCCACCTGGACGACGCGCTCGATGCGCTCCATCGGGCCGCCGCCGACCTTTCACCGGGAGAACCGGGTTGA